The Lolium rigidum isolate FL_2022 chromosome 2, APGP_CSIRO_Lrig_0.1, whole genome shotgun sequence genomic interval GCAAATGAGAGACCTTGGAGCCTGCTATGTGGATGACAAGTTGATTATTCCGGggagaggatgaagaaggagGAGCTTGTGCCATATCGGCGTGGTCGTATCCGACATGAGCAATCGACGTCGACGTGGCGGAACAAGGTACGCTCGACTTCGGAGTGGCCGACGGGGTTGTCAATGGACGGGTGGGCCAGGCGAAGTGCCGATCTGTTTCGTTGTAGTCTTGCTCGGTTTCGGTGTGGCCCACGGGCCTGGTCAGGCGAATCCGATGGCATATTATTTTGTAAATTTCCAAAATTACATATTATTTCTGGAATTGATAAAAAatgtaaattttaaaaaaaatagcgCCGAGGAAACCTGCCAGGTAGAAGCGCCCCTGCGTGCCGCCATTTATTTCTCTGTGTAAATTCATGCCTATAGATAGTCTTCGTGTTCCTTTGTGGGTCGTCTCCGGGCAGGCACTGTTGGTTGGTGTCGGATGCATCGCTCTCCATCCATTTCCAAACGAAGCGAGCAGAGAGGGAATAAAAAGGTGGAAGCTTTGCTTGGGTCAGTCCCACTACCAGTACCAGTAGCAGTACCTCGCTCGCTCGCTTCTCAGATCCAATCATTATTTAATCCTTTTACCTCCAGTCTCCCACATGAGCactcccccctcctcctcctccgctccgatcccaaccctagcctcccctgGCATGCGCGATGCGGCGGACGATTCCGACTCCCCGCCGTCCCACATGTCGGAGGATTCCGACGGCTCCGGCGCCGGGCCGGGGGGCGACACCTGGACCCCGGATCTAAGGGGAACCaacggcggcaacggcggcaacggcggcaggtGGGCGCCGCCGGACCAGGTGCTGGAGAACGTGCTGGAGAGCGTGCTGGAGTTCCTCACGGCGGCGCGCGACCGCAACGCGGCCTCGCTCGTCTGCCGCTCCTGGTACGCCGCCGAGGCGCAGACGCGCCGCGAGCTCTTCATCGGCAACTGCTACGCCGTCTCGCCGGCCCGCGCCGTGCAGCGCTTCGCCGGCCTGCGCGCCGTCGTGCTCAAGGGCAAGCCCCGCTTCGCCGACTTCAGCCTCGTGCCCAACGGCTGGGGCGCGCGCGTCTCGCCCTGGGTCGACGCCCTCGGCCCCGCCTACCCGCGCCTCCAGCGCATCTGCCTCAAGCGGATGACCGTGTCAGACGACGAGCTCGCGCTCATCCCCAGGTCCTTCCCGCTCTTCAGGGAGCTCTCCCTCGTCTGCTGCGACGGGTTCACCACCCGCGgcctcgccgtcatcgccgagggCTGCCGGTACGTCTTTCCGCTCAAAGCTCTTGTTTTTCCACACCTGAGCTGAATCTAAGCCGTGCTACCATTGGCGCATTTGTTCACTTCTTAGCTCTGCATCCTGCAATTGCCGCTTTATTTAATGTGCACGCCAACTCCCTTTATGCTTTTCATTTCTGTTGGCCCGACTCTGCCATGGATCAGAATCTGATCTTGGCTACACCGCTTTTATTATGGCCGTATTGGGTTCTCATCATCCCTACAGGGAGATCTGCCCAGTTCCTGACACTTAGTATTCTCACAGTCGAATCTTGCTGCCGTTGGAATTTTTCTAGGCAGCGTTCATGTTGTTTGGTTTATGATCAACTTTTACCGTACTGGAGCCTGGTATCAATCTCCTAATGGATCCGCATGTTTATCTTTTATAGGCATCTGCGAGTACTGGATCTGACCGAAGATTATTTCCACGAGGAGACCGAGGTAGTGGATTGGATCTCCAAGTTCCCAGAGTGCAACACGTCGCTGGAGTCACTTGTATTTGATTGCGTTAGTGTCCCGTTCAACTTCGAGGCCCTGGAGGCGCTTGTTGCGCGGTCGCCAGCTCTGCGGCGGCTTCGTGTGAACGACCATGTGTCGATAGAGCAGCTGCGTCGTCTTATGGCAAGGGCGCCCCATCTCACGCACCTCGGCACTGGTTCATTCCGCTCCGAGCCAGGCTCCAGCGGTGCTTCGTCTGTCTCTGACCTCGCCACCTCTTTCGCAGCAGCAGCCAAATCGCTTGTTTGTTTGTCAGGTTTCTTGGATGTCAATGCGGAATACCTCCCGGCAATCTACCCAGTCTGTGCCAATCTCACTTCCCTCAATTTTAGCTTCGCGAGCCTAACTTCTGAAGAGCTCATACCAGTTATTAACCACTGCGTCAATCTTCGCGTTTTCTGGGTAAGCATTTTTGTGAATTTCTTGTTATCGCATTGATAGACATCTCCATTTATCTACTTTGACGTTTGGCATTGGTGTTCAAATTTCTTATTCTAGGTTCTTGACACGGTGGGAGATGAAGGACTTCGAGCTGTTGCTGAAACATGCTCAgatctccgcgagctgcgggttTTTCCTCTGGATGCCACTGAGGATTCTGAGGGTTCAGTCTCAGATGTTGGTCTCCAGGCAATCTCAGAGGGCTGCCGGAAGCTCGAATCAATTCTCTACTTTTGCCAGCGCATGACAAATGTAGCAGTAATTGCCATGTCCGAGAACTGCCCTGACCTTGTGGTGTTCCGCCTCTGTATTATGGGCAGGCACCGCCCTGACCGGGTTACCGGGGAGCCCATGGATGAGGGTTTTGGGGCAATTGTGAAGA includes:
- the LOC124693130 gene encoding transport inhibitor response 1-like protein, giving the protein MSTPPSSSSAPIPTLASPGMRDAADDSDSPPSHMSEDSDGSGAGPGGDTWTPDLRGTNGGNGGNGGRWAPPDQVLENVLESVLEFLTAARDRNAASLVCRSWYAAEAQTRRELFIGNCYAVSPARAVQRFAGLRAVVLKGKPRFADFSLVPNGWGARVSPWVDALGPAYPRLQRICLKRMTVSDDELALIPRSFPLFRELSLVCCDGFTTRGLAVIAEGCRHLRVLDLTEDYFHEETEVVDWISKFPECNTSLESLVFDCVSVPFNFEALEALVARSPALRRLRVNDHVSIEQLRRLMARAPHLTHLGTGSFRSEPGSSGASSVSDLATSFAAAAKSLVCLSGFLDVNAEYLPAIYPVCANLTSLNFSFASLTSEELIPVINHCVNLRVFWVLDTVGDEGLRAVAETCSDLRELRVFPLDATEDSEGSVSDVGLQAISEGCRKLESILYFCQRMTNVAVIAMSENCPDLVVFRLCIMGRHRPDRVTGEPMDEGFGAIVKNCKKLTRLSVSGLLTDKAFAYIGKYGKLIKTLSVAFAGNSDMSLQHVFEGCTKLQKLEVRDSPFGDKGLLSGMNYFYNMRFFWMNSCRLTVKGCGDVAQQMPNLVVEVMKDHPDDEGEVDTVDKLYLYRSLAGPRTDAPEFVNIL